The following DNA comes from Candidatus Atribacteria bacterium ADurb.Bin276.
TAATAAGGTTTTAGAAATATATCCCAAAATGGAAGAATTTCTTCAACTAAAAGCCGGTCAGCTGAGTGGTGGACAAAGACAAGTTCTCCTCATTGGACAAGCCTTAGTTGGTGATCCAAGATTGGTGCTTATTGATGAACCCACACAAGGCTTAGCAGCTGTTGTCATTAATGACATTGCTAAGATATTAAGTCGTTTAAAAGGAAAACAATCGACAATCATTGTTGAGCAAAATCTTCCTCTTGTAAGTCGTTTGGCAGACCAAGTTGTTATACTTAAGGAAGGGAAGGTTTCCCGAATATTAGATGATGTTTCAGAGATCCGCAACCTAGTTCTTTTAGAGAAATCTCTTTAGGTTCGATTAAGATTAGGAGAAGGGGATAGAGTCTTATGAGGAATGTCCTTAATAAGAAAAGAAGGGTAATTCAGATTTTTACTTTCTGGTGGGGTCAATTAACCAAAACCAATGTTGGGCGGCGAATTTTTGAGTTAATCTTTCTAATCATCGTCTTTTTATTTTTTATCCCTTTTCTAGGCACCCATCGAGCAACCGATTTTGCGATTTTTTGTATTATGGTGTTGTCTTTTGATCTTTTATATGGATATATGGGAAGACTGTCTATGGGACATCTTCTCTATTTGGGAGTGGGTGCTTACGCTACAGGTCTTTCCCTTCGATATCTTACTTCAAATCCTTTATTAGCTATTGTATTTGGAGTGCTGGCTGCTTGTGTGGTAGGAATGGCAGCGGGATCTATTGCTATTCGAGCAACTGGAGCGTGTTTCGCCTTGATTAATCTTGCTTTTAACCGCGTTGGTTGGTTTTTGGTAATGTCACCCTTAAAAGCTATCACCGGAGGAGAAAATGGTTTGAGTGTTAGAAACCTTAGTTTCAGTTTTTTTAATTTTAGAAATCCAAATTTTCGTTTCTGGTTTGTCTTAATTTCCTTAATATTTGTTTTCTTTTTCCTCCGAGTAATCACATCCTCTTCATTTGGAGTTCTATTACGATCAATAAAGGAGGATGAAAAACGAGTGAGGTTTTTAGGTTATAACACCTACTATTATAAATGGATTAATTTTATAATTTCTGCATCTGTCGCAGGTTTTGCCGGAGCTTTAACAGCATTGAATTATGGCTACATTAATCCCAATGTGCTCGATGTGAATGCAAATTCGGGTGTTATATTCGCTTGTTTAATAGGAGGTCCTGGATGTCTTTATGGATCGATTGTTGGTGGAATTATTTATATGTTAATTACAAACCTTCTTCCCATTTATTTCCAGCGTTGGGAACTTCTTCTTGGGGTATCATTATTACTCATCGTTTTCAGATTTAGAAAGGGCATCTGGGGTGGTCTGGAAAGTCTATTTAATAGAAT
Coding sequences within:
- the livF_3 gene encoding High-affinity branched-chain amino acid transport ATP-binding protein LivF, translating into MLKVADVDVAYGHAKALYNIFLELEAGKTLFVVGRNGAGKTTLLKSIVGLIRPLKGSIYFDNEDITGFLPNKLYHRGIRYVNQDKKVFGSLTVQENIEIAAFSSSEPLSQALNKVLEIYPKMEEFLQLKAGQLSGGQRQVLLIGQALVGDPRLVLIDEPTQGLAAVVINDIAKILSRLKGKQSTIIVEQNLPLVSRLADQVVILKEGKVSRILDDVSEIRNLVLLEKSL
- a CDS encoding leucine/isoleucine/valine transporter permease subunit produces the protein MRNVLNKKRRVIQIFTFWWGQLTKTNVGRRIFELIFLIIVFLFFIPFLGTHRATDFAIFCIMVLSFDLLYGYMGRLSMGHLLYLGVGAYATGLSLRYLTSNPLLAIVFGVLAACVVGMAAGSIAIRATGACFALINLAFNRVGWFLVMSPLKAITGGENGLSVRNLSFSFFNFRNPNFRFWFVLISLIFVFFFLRVITSSSFGVLLRSIKEDEKRVRFLGYNTYYYKWINFIISASVAGFAGALTALNYGYINPNVLDVNANSGVIFACLIGGPGCLYGSIVGGIIYMLITNLLPIYFQRWELLLGVSLLLIVFRFRKGIWGGLESLFNRIAARENSDPPLEKGVSK